The Sphingosinicellaceae bacterium genome includes the window TGTACCGCGGTGCCGCCGTCGATCCGGTCGCGCTGGCGTGGAGCGAGGGCGAGGTCCGGCGCCTGGTGGCGAAGTTCGACGCCCTGCCCGAAGCGGCAATCCGGGAAGGACGCCTGTGACTCCCGAGACGCCCGAATTTTCACGCCCGATGCGGCTCCACGACATCGGCTCGGCGGCGCGCGAGATCGCCTTCACGGCCACGCTCGACGAGCGCGCGGCGCTGGTCAAACGCTTCGACCTGCTCGATCTCGAAGCGCTGACCGCGACGCTGTCGGCCCGGACCGAGATCGGCGGCATCCGCGTCACCGGGCGCGTCGTGGCGAAGGGCTTCCAGCCGTGCGGGCTGTCGGGCGCGCCGGTCAACTTCGCGGTCGACGAGCCCGTCGACCTGCGGTTCGTGGCGCTCAAGACCGGCGGCGAGGACATCGAGCTCAGCGACTCCGACCTCGACGTGCTGCCGATCGAGGGCGAGGCGATCGACCTTGGCGAGGCGGCGGCGCAAAGCTTCGGGCTGGCGCTCGACCCCTATCCGCGCGCGCCGGACGCCGAACTGCCGCCCGCGGTCATCGCCGAGGACAAGGTCGTGCCATTAAAGCGGCCCAACCCGTTTGCTGTCTTGAAGCGGGAGTAGCGCGTCACGGCGCGATGCGCTGCCCGTCCCACGCGAAACAGCCGCCGCTGTCGGCCGGCGTCAGGCCCGCCAGCACGTCCAGCAGCGCCTCTGCCGACCGCTGCGGCGTGAACAGCTGCCCGGGCGGGACGCCGCGCTGGAAAGGCTGGCTGAGCCCGGTGTCGACGGTGCCGGGGTGGAGTGCGATACAGACCGCCTCGGGCCGGGTCCGCGCCAACTCGATCGCCAGCGTCCGGACGATCATGTTGAGCGCCGCCTTCGAAGCGCGATAGCCGTACCAGCCGCCGAGCCGGTTATCGCCGATGCTGCCGACCCGCGCCGACAGCGCCGCGAACACCGCCGGGCCACGGCTCAAGAGCGGCAGGAAGTGCTTGGCGACCAGCGCCGGGCCGATGGTGTTGACCGCGAAATAGCGGGCGAGGCCGTCGGCGGACAACTCGCGCGACGACTTCTCGGGGGCGATGCCATCGCCCTGCAGGATGCCGGTTGCGACGATCACGAGATCGACCGGGCCGCCGGAGCCAGTCCGCCCGGCAGCGGCCGCAATGCTGGCCTCATCCTCGATGTCGAGGTGGTCGTCGCCGGTCGTCGCACGGGAGAGGGCGAAGACCTCGCTGCCGGACTGGCGGAGCGCCTCGGCCAGCGCCCCGCCGATGCCGCCCGATGCGCCGACGACGACCGCGCGATCGTATCGCCTCAGAACGGCACGTCGTCGTCGAGGTCGTCCGCGAAGTCGCCGCCGGTGAACGCGGGCTTCTTGGCCGCACCGCCGCCGCCGTTGCCGCCGCCGAAGTCGCGGCCGGGGCTGCCGCCACCGGCACTACTGCCACGGTCATAGTTGCCGCCGCCACCTTCGCCGCCGCCGTCACGACCGCCGAGCAGGGTCAGGTTCGAATTGAAGTTCTGCAGCACGACCTCGGTGGTGTACTTGTCGGCGCCCGACTGGTCCTGCCACTTGCGGGTCTGCAGCGAGCCCTCGAGGTAAACCTCGCTACCCTTCTTGAGGTACTGGCTGGCGATCTTGCCGATACCCTCGTTGAAGATCACGACGTTGTGCCACTCGGTCTTTTCCTTGCGCTCGCCGGAATTCTTGTCGCGCCAATTTTCGGACGTCGCGAGGCTGAACTTGACGACGCGCCCGCCGTTGCCGAACTCCTTGGTTTCCGGGTCCTTGCCCAGGCGTCCGACGAGAATGACTTTGTTGACTCCGGCCATGCGCTGATCCTTTCTCGATCCAACAGAACGTATAAAGAACATAGAGCGCGTCGAACGACTCGCCATGTCGGGAGATTAACCGTCGGCGCTTGAAATTGCGACCGCGTTGCGCCACCGTGAAGGTGTGTGAGGGGAACAAGACGGTGGCGAACGAGATCGAAGCGCTCGGGCAGCTCGCGACGGCGGGCCTTGCCGCGTCGGGGGTCGATCCGTTGACCGGGAACGAGCGGCCCTCGACCCGTCGGCGGCTGGCGCGCGAGCGGGCGGTGCGCGAGGCGCAGTGGTGGCGCCGGCATCCGGTCGAACCGGCCG containing:
- a CDS encoding SDR family NAD(P)-dependent oxidoreductase: MRRYDRAVVVGASGGIGGALAEALRQSGSEVFALSRATTGDDHLDIEDEASIAAAAGRTGSGGPVDLVIVATGILQGDGIAPEKSSRELSADGLARYFAVNTIGPALVAKHFLPLLSRGPAVFAALSARVGSIGDNRLGGWYGYRASKAALNMIVRTLAIELARTRPEAVCIALHPGTVDTGLSQPFQRGVPPGQLFTPQRSAEALLDVLAGLTPADSGGCFAWDGQRIAP
- the ssb gene encoding single-stranded DNA-binding protein; this encodes MAGVNKVILVGRLGKDPETKEFGNGGRVVKFSLATSENWRDKNSGERKEKTEWHNVVIFNEGIGKIASQYLKKGSEVYLEGSLQTRKWQDQSGADKYTTEVVLQNFNSNLTLLGGRDGGGEGGGGNYDRGSSAGGGSPGRDFGGGNGGGGAAKKPAFTGGDFADDLDDDVPF
- a CDS encoding DUF177 domain-containing protein codes for the protein MTPETPEFSRPMRLHDIGSAAREIAFTATLDERAALVKRFDLLDLEALTATLSARTEIGGIRVTGRVVAKGFQPCGLSGAPVNFAVDEPVDLRFVALKTGGEDIELSDSDLDVLPIEGEAIDLGEAAAQSFGLALDPYPRAPDAELPPAVIAEDKVVPLKRPNPFAVLKRE